A region of the bacterium genome:
TCAATTTCTCCGAACATTTTTCAATTTTTCCAACAATCAAGCGTCTTCGGCCGTGCGCACGCAACGCACGTCGCCGTTTTCGTAGTCGATGTAGCCGCTATAGACAAAGCCGTAGTTAAACGAGACATACCATGCAAGGGATTCGTCGTCCGTCACTGGCGACGACGACCAGAGCGCGGCTGCCTCTCCTGTCATTTCTTCCGGCCAGTAAGCTCCTCCTTGCCCTGGGCCTTCAAAGTAAGGGCATCCTTGGCACGGATCGTTCCAACAATCCAATTCCGCGCAATCATCGCGCACGCCACAATCGCCGTCCAACTCGGTCGCGTCGCAACCGCGAATCAGTGTGCGCAATTCGCTAATCGATGGCAGACGCCAATCGTCGTAACCGTCGAAGCTCAAATTTTCGCAGTATTCAATTGCTTGTTCCCACGTGAACCATTCATCAGGCGGCGGGTCTTGCCAGGTCAAGTCGTCGAAAAGAATGTCGTCGTCCCCGTCATCGCCGTTGCCGGTATCGTCGTCCTGGTTTCCCACTTCGCCGTCGTCGTCATGATTATCGTCAGCGGTATCGTCATCGCGGTTTTCGTTGTTGGCGTCATCGTCAGCATTCGAATCATCGTCATCGTCACCGCACGAAACCAGGAGGCTAATGGCCGCGAAGAGCGTCGTTGCGAGCGCCAAGACAAATAACTTCCTCATCGATCGCTCCTGTAGCCGGGCATCCGCACGGGAAAAAGGTGCGTCACGACAAGGGGCCTTGCGTCCTTTGTCCTTGGGGTTTCACGTCGATTCGCGCACCTCGCTGTCCAAGGTTCGGGATTCTAGCGCACCGTGGCCTCCTGGTGAAAGTGAAAAATCAGCCGGGAGTGCGCGAACGGAAACGGAATAGTGACTCTCCTGAAACAATTCCCACAGGGCATTTCTCCGCTACGCACGCGCGCGGCTTTCCGCGCGTGCGCCGGTCGAAATGACCGCAATTCATATGGCATACGCGCAAAACGGTTTTTGGTTTGCCACCGCTCATCCGCCGCGATACGATCCGGCCGCTCGAAATTTTCCACGAGGGTTTGGCGATGACGAACGCGCTTTATTCCGCCCTGATTTTTGTGCAGCAGATGGCCGAATCCACGGCGACTCCGACGCCGGAGGATGCGGCGCGCGCCGCCGAATCACCCGCCGTGG
Encoded here:
- a CDS encoding DUF1566 domain-containing protein, which codes for MRKLFVLALATTLFAAISLLVSCGDDDDDSNADDDANNENRDDDTADDNHDDDGEVGNQDDDTGNGDDGDDDILFDDLTWQDPPPDEWFTWEQAIEYCENLSFDGYDDWRLPSISELRTLIRGCDATELDGDCGVRDDCAELDCWNDPCQGCPYFEGPGQGGAYWPEEMTGEAAALWSSSPVTDDESLAWYVSFNYGFVYSGYIDYENGDVRCVRTAEDA